One window from the genome of Metabacillus flavus encodes:
- a CDS encoding phosphotriesterase family protein, which translates to MNHGLETVTGAIHADELGKTLIHEHFLFGYPGYSGDLTLGGMNTKEALETAETIALSLRSFGVETVVDPTPNECGRNPEFLKEVSERTGLQIVCATGYYYEGEGATPYFKFRQQLGTAEDEIFEMFMEELTEGIGKSGVRAGVIKVASSKDIITPYEEMFFRAAAKAQKETGAVILTHTQEGTMGPEQAELLISEGAVPEKIVIGHMCGNTDPAYHRRALERGVFIGFDRFGLQGIVGARPDAEKIETLSVLLKEGYSNQILLSHDTVNIWLGRPPELPEEIAVQLRNWHPVHLFENILPQLIDRGFSEEELEELFTKNPQQLFFQKQQADIR; encoded by the coding sequence ATGAATCATGGATTAGAAACGGTAACTGGAGCCATCCATGCAGATGAGCTGGGGAAAACTCTCATCCATGAGCACTTTTTATTCGGCTATCCGGGATACAGCGGAGACTTGACGCTTGGCGGTATGAATACAAAAGAAGCTCTGGAAACCGCTGAAACAATTGCCCTGTCGTTAAGAAGCTTCGGAGTCGAAACCGTTGTGGATCCTACTCCGAATGAATGCGGGCGAAATCCGGAATTTTTAAAAGAGGTATCGGAAAGGACAGGCTTGCAGATCGTATGTGCAACAGGCTACTACTATGAAGGGGAAGGAGCCACCCCGTATTTCAAGTTCCGCCAGCAGCTTGGAACAGCGGAGGATGAAATTTTTGAGATGTTCATGGAGGAGCTTACGGAAGGAATAGGGAAATCAGGAGTCAGAGCAGGAGTCATCAAAGTTGCCTCGAGCAAGGATATCATTACCCCTTATGAAGAGATGTTTTTCCGGGCGGCTGCAAAAGCTCAGAAGGAAACGGGAGCCGTCATCCTAACCCATACACAGGAAGGGACAATGGGTCCGGAACAGGCAGAGCTTCTTATATCAGAAGGAGCCGTGCCCGAAAAAATAGTCATCGGCCATATGTGCGGAAATACGGATCCTGCTTATCACCGAAGGGCCTTGGAACGCGGAGTCTTTATCGGTTTTGACCGTTTTGGCCTCCAGGGAATCGTCGGGGCAAGGCCTGATGCAGAAAAAATAGAGACGCTCAGCGTTTTGCTGAAAGAAGGCTATAGCAATCAGATTTTGCTCTCACATGACACGGTGAATATCTGGCTGGGCAGACCGCCTGAGCTCCCAGAGGAAATCGCTGTACAATTGAGAAACTGGCATCCGGTCCATTTATTTGAAAACATTCTGCCACAGCTGATTGACCGCGGATTTTCAGAAGAGGAACTCGAGGAGCTTTTCACTAAAAATCCGCAGCAGCTGTTTTTTCAAAAGCAGCAGGCGGATATCCGTTAA
- a CDS encoding long-chain-fatty-acid--CoA ligase — protein MNQDHFKFWPVRTSTTLTLPETTLYHNLEVTASRYPGKTAIDYYGNEMSFADLLKEADELAGFLQQKMNVTKGESVLLYMQNSPQFIIGFYAILRADAVVVPINPMNTADELSFYVKDCEIKSAIVGQELYDRAAPLIKEGLITQVVAAAYSDYAGNHEVKLPEEVRAERRMFNEEGHYLWKEAIGAGCIPLPSASGPDDLAVMPYTSGTTGLPKGCMHTNRTVQANTFGGYHWLNATSDAVSLATLPLFHVTGMIHSMHIPILSGATMVLMTRWDREYARNIIREKKVSNWVNISTMLIDFLANPNLKKEDMASLQGLAGGGAALPAAVGEKLFNLTGLHFVEGYGLSETIAQTHFNPPDRPKLQCLGIPSFDVDAKIIDPLTQEELPAGGEGEIVVNGPQVFLGYYNRPEENEQAFIEIDGKRYFRTGDIGKRDEEGYYFMVDRVKRMINASGFKVWPAEVESLLYKHPAVQQACVVGIPDERRGETVKAFVVLAQDRLDTAPEEIIDWAKQNMADYKYPRVIEFRDSLPMTSSGKLLWRQLQEEEHQKVSGGIER, from the coding sequence TTGAATCAGGATCATTTTAAATTTTGGCCGGTAAGAACCTCCACAACACTGACTTTGCCGGAAACCACTCTATATCACAATCTTGAGGTTACGGCTTCCAGATATCCCGGAAAAACAGCCATCGATTATTACGGAAATGAAATGAGTTTTGCAGATTTATTAAAAGAAGCAGATGAACTGGCTGGTTTTCTGCAGCAAAAAATGAATGTGACAAAAGGAGAGAGTGTTCTTCTCTATATGCAGAACTCCCCTCAATTTATTATTGGGTTTTATGCGATCCTTAGAGCGGATGCAGTGGTCGTTCCGATCAATCCAATGAACACCGCAGATGAACTCAGTTTCTATGTAAAAGACTGTGAAATAAAAAGTGCCATAGTGGGGCAGGAATTATATGACCGTGCTGCACCGCTAATAAAAGAAGGCTTGATTACACAGGTCGTGGCTGCTGCCTATTCTGATTATGCAGGGAATCACGAGGTGAAATTGCCGGAAGAGGTACGTGCAGAAAGAAGAATGTTTAATGAGGAAGGACATTATTTATGGAAGGAGGCAATAGGTGCAGGGTGCATACCACTTCCGTCCGCTTCAGGACCGGATGATCTAGCTGTTATGCCTTATACGTCCGGGACGACAGGATTGCCAAAAGGCTGTATGCATACAAATCGTACCGTCCAGGCAAATACATTCGGTGGATACCACTGGCTCAATGCAACATCCGATGCCGTCAGCCTTGCAACCCTTCCGCTCTTTCATGTTACCGGAATGATCCATAGCATGCATATTCCGATTTTGTCAGGGGCAACCATGGTGCTGATGACAAGATGGGACCGTGAATACGCGCGGAACATCATCCGTGAAAAAAAGGTCAGCAACTGGGTCAACATTAGTACGATGCTCATTGATTTCCTGGCCAACCCGAACCTGAAAAAGGAAGATATGGCGTCACTTCAGGGACTTGCGGGTGGAGGCGCGGCTCTTCCGGCAGCGGTAGGAGAAAAGCTGTTCAATCTGACAGGCCTCCATTTTGTCGAAGGCTATGGGCTTTCAGAAACCATTGCCCAGACTCATTTTAATCCGCCGGATCGTCCAAAGCTGCAATGCCTCGGCATTCCCTCCTTTGATGTGGATGCAAAAATTATAGACCCTCTTACTCAGGAAGAACTGCCGGCAGGCGGAGAAGGAGAAATTGTTGTGAACGGTCCGCAAGTTTTCCTTGGCTACTACAACAGGCCGGAGGAAAATGAGCAGGCATTTATTGAGATTGATGGAAAAAGATATTTCAGGACAGGTGATATCGGCAAAAGAGACGAGGAAGGCTATTATTTTATGGTCGACCGCGTGAAGAGGATGATTAATGCATCAGGGTTTAAAGTATGGCCGGCGGAAGTAGAATCACTGCTTTATAAGCATCCGGCAGTTCAGCAGGCCTGTGTAGTAGGAATTCCGGATGAGAGAAGAGGAGAGACCGTAAAAGCGTTTGTTGTTCTGGCACAGGATAGACTGGATACAGCTCCTGAGGAAATCATAGACTGGGCGAAGCAGAATATGGCTGATTACAAGTATCCAAGAGTCATTGAATTTAGGGATTCTCTGCCGATGACTTCAAGCGGAAAATTACTGTGGAGACAGCTGCAGGAAGAAGAACACCAAAAGGTGAGCGGAGGAATCGAGCGATGA
- a CDS encoding esterase/lipase family protein, with translation MKNHRLLLSLIASTSILFSALTIQPSVSKAQADDQNPVIFIHGAGGIGTSFYSIENYLKTQGWSDSELFAIEMRDKSGNNKNNAKQLAAYVDEVLKKTGKSKVDIVGHSMGGPNALTYILNSGGSKVDDVVTFGSPNKMVTSKAPAGSDPNHKILYTSIYSTNDYVVNKWLSPLQGAKNVQISGPGHLGMLANTQVNELIKEGLNGGGKNTN, from the coding sequence ATGAAGAATCATAGATTGCTGCTTTCACTCATTGCGTCCACATCTATCCTTTTCTCAGCTTTAACCATCCAGCCATCTGTATCCAAAGCGCAGGCTGATGACCAAAATCCTGTAATTTTCATTCACGGTGCAGGCGGAATCGGCACCAGCTTCTACAGCATTGAAAATTACTTAAAAACACAAGGCTGGTCCGATAGCGAACTCTTTGCAATTGAAATGCGCGATAAGTCAGGAAATAACAAGAATAACGCCAAGCAGCTTGCTGCATATGTAGATGAAGTTCTCAAGAAAACCGGCAAAAGCAAGGTTGATATTGTGGGACACAGCATGGGAGGACCGAATGCCCTCACTTATATTCTAAATAGCGGCGGAAGCAAAGTAGACGACGTCGTAACATTTGGCTCACCAAATAAAATGGTTACATCGAAAGCGCCTGCCGGCAGCGATCCCAACCATAAAATTCTCTATACTTCCATTTACAGCACGAACGATTACGTGGTAAATAAATGGCTATCCCCCCTTCAAGGAGCGAAAAACGTTCAAATCAGCGGACCAGGCCATCTTGGAATGCTTGCGAACACTCAAGTTAACGAGCTGATTAAAGAAGGATTAAATGGCGGGGGCAAAAATACGAATTAA
- a CDS encoding quinone oxidoreductase family protein, with protein sequence MKAIQLNEYGGPEVMKVVDLETPSPGEKEVLIKIEAIGVNYADTARREGQYVIDTPLPFVPGAEVAGTIVETGSEVKRFKKGDKIVTLLGTSRATGYAEYTVADERGLIPVPAGVDLHHAVAMPLQGLSAYHVLKTMGRLEEGETVLIHAAAGGVGSIAVQLAKLFGAGKIIATASTEEKRQAALSLGADEAVDYTMEGWEKEVLNFTEGKGVDVALEMAGGDIFRKTLSCMAPFGRLVIYGVASGEQAKLYPSSLMGQNLSVIGFFLPQMMRKKELYTQSLHELLGFLSEGKLQLTIGGVYPLEEAPEVHRMLQGRKTKGKLILVP encoded by the coding sequence ATGAAAGCCATTCAGCTTAATGAATATGGCGGTCCAGAAGTGATGAAGGTCGTCGATCTTGAAACACCAAGCCCGGGGGAAAAAGAAGTATTGATTAAAATTGAAGCAATCGGAGTGAACTATGCGGATACAGCAAGGCGCGAGGGACAATATGTCATTGATACGCCGCTCCCTTTTGTTCCGGGAGCTGAGGTGGCTGGAACAATCGTTGAAACAGGGAGTGAAGTAAAGAGGTTCAAAAAAGGGGATAAAATTGTCACCCTCCTTGGAACATCACGAGCTACGGGGTATGCGGAATATACAGTAGCAGACGAGCGCGGTCTCATTCCCGTTCCCGCCGGCGTGGATCTTCATCATGCGGTAGCAATGCCGCTGCAAGGTTTAAGTGCCTATCATGTTTTGAAAACGATGGGACGGCTTGAAGAGGGAGAAACGGTTCTTATCCATGCGGCAGCGGGAGGAGTAGGCTCGATTGCAGTTCAGCTTGCCAAGCTTTTTGGAGCAGGGAAAATCATTGCAACAGCCAGTACAGAAGAAAAGCGTCAGGCTGCATTAAGTCTTGGTGCAGACGAGGCTGTCGATTATACGATGGAAGGCTGGGAAAAAGAAGTACTTAACTTTACTGAGGGAAAAGGTGTGGATGTGGCGCTTGAAATGGCCGGAGGGGATATTTTCAGAAAAACCCTTTCCTGCATGGCGCCATTTGGCCGTCTCGTCATTTATGGAGTAGCGAGCGGAGAACAGGCAAAGCTGTACCCCTCCTCACTTATGGGGCAAAATCTTTCTGTGATCGGTTTCTTCCTTCCGCAAATGATGCGAAAGAAAGAGCTTTACACACAAAGCCTGCATGAACTGCTTGGATTCTTAAGCGAAGGGAAGCTGCAGCTGACAATAGGAGGCGTCTACCCGCTTGAGGAAGCGCCGGAAGTTCACCGGATGCTTCAAGGGCGTAAAACGAAAGGAAAATTGATTTTGGTGCCGTAA
- a CDS encoding enoyl-CoA hydratase/isomerase family protein: MSHLLVEQSGPVLSITMNRPESLNAFSAEMIVGITEALRMAEANEEIKAVILSGAGRSFSAGGDVKTMGQVNGQQIYEHLGKLNECILAIKNLSKPVIAAVHGFAAGAAFNLALACDFIFAAEDSKFVMSFAQVGLISDGGGLYFLPRLIGPQRAKELFFNAEPIDAETAKSYGIVNHTVPLQQLKDEVSSYAFRLSQGPLQAFGQMKRIIEQASYSRLEDILEQERLTQPMMIETADHQEGVLAFKEKRKPEFQGK; the protein is encoded by the coding sequence ATGTCCCATTTATTAGTTGAACAAAGCGGACCGGTTTTATCGATCACGATGAACCGGCCGGAATCGCTAAATGCCTTTAGTGCAGAAATGATTGTTGGAATCACCGAGGCGCTTCGTATGGCAGAGGCAAATGAGGAAATTAAAGCCGTGATTTTGTCGGGGGCTGGCCGCTCATTCAGTGCCGGCGGGGATGTCAAAACAATGGGGCAGGTGAACGGGCAGCAGATTTATGAACACCTGGGAAAATTGAATGAATGTATCCTTGCCATTAAAAACCTTAGCAAGCCCGTCATTGCTGCAGTCCATGGTTTTGCAGCAGGCGCTGCGTTTAACCTGGCGCTTGCCTGTGATTTTATCTTTGCAGCGGAGGACAGCAAATTCGTTATGAGCTTTGCCCAGGTGGGGCTGATTTCCGATGGTGGAGGCCTTTACTTTCTCCCTCGATTGATCGGGCCGCAGCGGGCGAAGGAACTATTTTTCAATGCGGAGCCAATTGATGCAGAGACGGCAAAGTCTTACGGCATCGTCAATCACACGGTTCCGCTTCAACAGCTAAAGGATGAGGTGAGCTCCTACGCTTTCCGTCTTTCCCAAGGACCGCTCCAGGCATTCGGCCAAATGAAGCGGATTATTGAACAGGCCTCCTATTCCCGATTAGAGGACATTCTTGAGCAGGAAAGGCTGACACAGCCGATGATGATTGAAACAGCTGACCATCAAGAGGGTGTCTTGGCATTTAAAGAAAAAAGAAAACCGGAATTTCAGGGAAAGTGA
- a CDS encoding SDR family NAD(P)-dependent oxidoreductase — translation MRFSQRTAVVTGGGSGIGMETACMLAKEGAKVILVGRTEDKLAKAAAYINEQTVQESAVFFRADVTNEEEIQALAQYVKEAGSLDILVNNAGGSGQSKILETSLENWDEVQSLNLRSVFLVSKVLGKLMIESSKEKRMDRAIVNVASLSGYKAGSHIPHYSAAKAGVINFSKALALELAPHGIRVNSVSPGFTETPLTEEGLQNTQFAAAIEKNTALRRVGKAEEIAHVIAFAASEQASYMTGSDLLVDGGWLIK, via the coding sequence ATGCGTTTTTCACAGCGGACAGCAGTAGTAACTGGCGGCGGCAGCGGAATAGGGATGGAAACGGCCTGTATGCTAGCCAAAGAGGGAGCCAAGGTAATCCTTGTCGGACGGACCGAGGATAAGCTCGCAAAGGCTGCAGCGTATATAAATGAACAGACAGTACAGGAGAGCGCCGTGTTTTTCAGGGCAGATGTGACGAACGAAGAAGAGATTCAAGCGTTAGCCCAATATGTAAAGGAAGCCGGTTCGCTCGATATTCTCGTTAACAATGCCGGAGGCTCCGGGCAATCCAAAATCCTTGAAACTTCATTAGAAAATTGGGACGAGGTTCAGTCCCTGAACCTGAGAAGCGTTTTTCTTGTGAGCAAGGTGCTTGGGAAACTCATGATTGAGAGCAGCAAGGAGAAAAGGATGGATCGTGCGATTGTGAATGTAGCTTCTCTTTCTGGCTATAAAGCAGGTTCTCATATTCCTCATTACAGCGCAGCCAAGGCAGGTGTAATTAATTTTTCTAAGGCCCTTGCCCTGGAACTTGCACCGCATGGAATCCGGGTCAACTCCGTTTCACCTGGATTTACGGAGACGCCTTTAACCGAAGAAGGATTGCAAAACACTCAATTTGCAGCTGCGATTGAAAAAAACACGGCACTTCGGCGAGTGGGCAAGGCAGAGGAAATCGCCCATGTCATTGCTTTTGCTGCATCTGAGCAGGCGTCCTATATGACAGGCTCTGATTTGCTCGTTGATGGAGGCTGGCTCATTAAATAA
- a CDS encoding acyl-CoA dehydrogenase family protein, producing the protein MQTASVKIKGGSFMYEASDHRTIFTPEDFTDEQKMMASTARTFVEREVDPYREEIEEQNFDRVVGLLHKAGELGLLAHSIPEEYGGLGLDKITKGIVGEVIGRTSGYGVAHSNHTCIATLPITYFGTKEQKAKYLPKLASGEYIGAYCLTEPGSGSDALAAKTTAVLNEAGSHYVLNGSKLYITNAAFSDTFIIYAKIDGQHFSAFIAEKNFPGLSLGPEEKKMGIKGSSTRTVLLEDCLVPKENLLGEPGKGHVIALNVLNLGRFNLGSACMGASKHALKLAIEFTKGRFQFGRSIADFPATKEKLALMASRIYAAESIQYRTAGLLEDALGDLYETEDHRLIGKQMMEYAAECAICKVFGSETLDYAADESLQLHGGAGFIQEYPIEQVYRDSRINRIFEGTNEINRLLLPTHFLRKAANGEVEFESLIKNAYAALQENMESRDVLLGKAENLVAALRNTLLVCFGAAFEKYGGKMTEEQETLLKLSNLSAALFSAESSLLRAKKALDATGEERAKLMVSLCQTAAEEALYEGEALAKQLVHQLVADDRKNLLLSRISFTFAELGSANRVERNRFIADALLQKGSYTVI; encoded by the coding sequence TTGCAGACAGCCTCTGTGAAAATTAAAGGCGGAAGCTTTATGTATGAAGCTTCAGATCACCGCACCATCTTCACACCTGAAGACTTTACCGATGAGCAGAAAATGATGGCTTCCACAGCGCGGACTTTTGTTGAAAGGGAAGTGGATCCATACCGTGAAGAAATAGAAGAACAAAATTTTGACCGGGTCGTCGGGCTTTTGCATAAAGCAGGGGAGCTTGGCCTGCTTGCCCATAGCATTCCAGAGGAATACGGCGGACTGGGATTAGACAAAATCACCAAAGGAATCGTCGGAGAAGTGATTGGTAGAACGAGCGGCTACGGGGTCGCCCACTCCAATCACACGTGTATTGCAACCCTGCCTATTACTTATTTTGGAACGAAGGAACAGAAAGCTAAATATCTTCCGAAGCTTGCGTCCGGTGAATATATCGGAGCGTATTGCCTGACCGAGCCCGGTTCTGGATCGGATGCACTGGCTGCTAAGACGACAGCTGTTCTGAATGAAGCCGGATCGCACTATGTTCTGAACGGATCGAAGCTGTACATTACGAACGCTGCTTTTTCGGACACGTTTATCATTTACGCTAAAATTGATGGCCAGCATTTCTCTGCCTTTATCGCTGAAAAAAACTTCCCGGGTTTATCCTTAGGACCAGAAGAGAAAAAAATGGGAATCAAAGGCTCGTCAACTAGAACGGTGCTGCTGGAAGACTGTCTTGTACCGAAAGAAAATCTTCTTGGGGAGCCGGGAAAAGGTCATGTGATCGCCCTGAATGTTTTAAATCTGGGCAGGTTTAATCTAGGTTCAGCCTGTATGGGAGCATCCAAGCATGCGCTTAAGCTCGCAATTGAATTTACGAAAGGGCGCTTTCAGTTCGGGCGCAGCATCGCAGACTTTCCGGCAACGAAGGAAAAACTCGCCCTAATGGCCTCGAGAATTTATGCGGCGGAGTCGATCCAGTATCGAACGGCAGGTCTCCTTGAGGATGCTCTTGGTGATTTATATGAAACAGAGGATCACAGGCTGATTGGAAAACAGATGATGGAGTACGCTGCCGAATGCGCAATCTGCAAGGTGTTTGGTTCAGAAACCCTCGATTATGCGGCAGATGAATCCCTGCAACTGCATGGAGGTGCAGGCTTTATTCAGGAATATCCGATCGAGCAGGTGTACCGTGATTCACGGATCAACCGGATTTTTGAAGGGACGAATGAGATCAATCGTCTTTTGCTGCCTACTCACTTTTTGAGGAAGGCTGCAAATGGAGAGGTTGAATTTGAAAGCTTGATAAAAAATGCGTATGCAGCCCTTCAGGAAAACATGGAAAGCAGGGATGTGCTCCTTGGAAAGGCAGAAAATCTGGTTGCAGCGCTCCGGAATACCCTGCTTGTCTGCTTTGGAGCCGCCTTTGAAAAATACGGCGGGAAAATGACAGAAGAACAGGAGACACTTTTGAAACTGTCCAATCTGTCAGCTGCTTTGTTTTCAGCAGAATCCTCTCTGCTTCGCGCTAAAAAGGCGCTTGATGCAACAGGAGAAGAAAGAGCAAAGCTAATGGTGAGCCTATGCCAAACGGCAGCCGAGGAAGCATTGTATGAAGGCGAAGCATTAGCCAAGCAGCTCGTTCATCAATTAGTGGCCGATGACCGGAAGAACCTTCTTCTTTCCCGGATCAGCTTTACATTTGCTGAACTTGGTTCTGCAAACCGGGTAGAAAGAAACCGTTTTATAGCGGACGCTCTTCTGCAAAAAGGATCTTATACCGTTATCTAG
- a CDS encoding 2-phosphosulfolactate phosphatase, with the protein MGKIHVLMKKEEIEPEKLAGKIAVVFDVLLATTTITSVLSNGAKEVIPVLNGEEARKAAASLEGNSFVLIGEYEGKTIEGFLDPGPSALKNHVSGKTAILSTTNGTVAIRNSAPAKAVYAASLLNSKAAASHLISEHSEETLILICSGSSGQFCVEDFLGAGYLIELLTLGSTWDLTDSALAAKLFYSSLKSQKTEIMSASRVGKMLSQYGFAEEIAYAAQTDVYEVLPVLKNRSLKRFKQIP; encoded by the coding sequence ATGGGTAAAATCCATGTTCTTATGAAAAAGGAAGAGATTGAGCCGGAGAAGCTCGCCGGAAAAATCGCTGTCGTATTTGATGTGCTGCTGGCGACAACCACCATAACAAGCGTCCTTTCCAACGGGGCAAAGGAAGTTATTCCTGTGCTGAACGGAGAAGAAGCAAGGAAAGCAGCAGCATCACTTGAGGGGAATTCGTTTGTGCTGATCGGGGAGTACGAGGGCAAGACGATTGAAGGGTTTCTCGATCCAGGACCTTCTGCATTAAAAAACCATGTTTCCGGAAAAACGGCTATTCTCTCCACCACTAATGGAACCGTCGCTATCCGGAATTCTGCCCCTGCAAAGGCGGTGTATGCTGCCAGCCTTCTTAATTCGAAGGCAGCGGCATCTCATTTGATTTCGGAACATTCTGAAGAAACCTTGATTCTTATATGTTCCGGATCTTCCGGACAATTTTGTGTGGAGGATTTCCTTGGTGCCGGCTATTTGATTGAACTTCTTACACTGGGTTCAACATGGGATTTGACCGACTCAGCGCTTGCTGCAAAGCTCTTTTATTCAAGCCTTAAAAGTCAAAAGACAGAAATCATGTCTGCCTCAAGAGTTGGAAAGATGCTCAGCCAATACGGATTTGCAGAAGAAATTGCCTATGCGGCCCAAACGGATGTTTATGAAGTCCTGCCCGTTTTAAAAAACAGATCGCTAAAGCGTTTTAAGCAGATACCCTGA
- a CDS encoding phosphotransferase family protein: MSYTIPVREGEELQLQALERYLKERFPDISDQPLQIEQFGAGASNLTYALKAGDWEAVLRRPPLGQVAPKAHDMQREFSILKALHPLFPEAPKPFLYEEDPSVAGSSFFLMERRRGVMVDTALPKGMEMTEEKGRMLSELMVDKLVQLHSIPYQDSDLIHLSKPEGFMERQVGGWIERYHRAKTDEIEAVDSLTGWLEKNLPASGSPSVIHYDYKLNNALFTEDLSGMAGLFDWEMATIGDPLADLGAAMSYWVEEDDPDSLKFGFGKPSITVHPAFYSRQQFAERYAEKSGRNLEEFPYYLAFAYFKLAVICQQIYYRYQKGQTKDKRFAKFAPFVRTLVDQALITANGVKHG; the protein is encoded by the coding sequence ATGTCCTATACAATCCCTGTAAGAGAAGGGGAAGAGCTTCAGCTGCAGGCGCTGGAGCGTTATTTAAAAGAGCGGTTCCCGGATATTTCGGATCAGCCGCTGCAAATCGAGCAATTTGGAGCGGGTGCTTCCAACCTCACCTATGCATTAAAAGCGGGAGACTGGGAGGCGGTGCTGAGAAGACCGCCGCTTGGTCAAGTGGCGCCAAAGGCTCATGATATGCAAAGGGAGTTTAGTATATTAAAAGCGCTGCATCCGCTGTTTCCTGAAGCCCCTAAGCCTTTCTTATATGAAGAAGATCCTTCAGTGGCAGGCAGTTCTTTTTTCCTGATGGAAAGAAGAAGAGGGGTCATGGTGGATACCGCCCTTCCGAAAGGTATGGAAATGACGGAAGAAAAGGGGAGGATGCTTTCTGAGCTTATGGTGGATAAACTCGTTCAGCTCCACTCCATTCCTTATCAGGATTCAGATTTAATCCATCTGAGCAAGCCGGAAGGATTTATGGAACGTCAGGTGGGCGGCTGGATTGAACGATACCACCGGGCAAAAACCGATGAAATCGAAGCGGTGGACTCCTTGACCGGGTGGCTCGAAAAGAACCTTCCTGCGTCCGGTTCTCCATCTGTCATCCATTATGATTACAAGCTGAACAATGCTCTTTTTACTGAGGACTTATCGGGTATGGCGGGTTTATTTGATTGGGAAATGGCGACCATCGGCGACCCGCTTGCTGATCTTGGAGCAGCAATGAGCTACTGGGTAGAGGAGGATGACCCGGATTCACTCAAATTCGGCTTTGGGAAGCCTTCCATTACCGTTCACCCAGCCTTTTATTCCAGACAGCAGTTTGCAGAACGCTATGCAGAGAAAAGCGGCCGCAATTTAGAAGAATTTCCTTATTATCTGGCATTCGCTTATTTTAAGCTCGCCGTGATCTGCCAGCAGATTTATTACCGTTATCAAAAGGGCCAGACAAAGGATAAACGCTTCGCTAAGTTTGCGCCGTTTGTCCGGACTCTAGTTGATCAGGCTTTGATTACCGCAAATGGCGTGAAGCATGGGTAA
- a CDS encoding acyl-CoA thioesterase — protein MHDEIKVKVRFCETDVLGHVNNTSYFIYIEEARVQFFGKLGSPLTADNWPFILASASCDFMEQAYFNQELIVKTAISKVGGKSFHLEHIIEDANSGKMIAKGKAVIVYFNFTLQKSEEIPDELRSVLEKYLAHA, from the coding sequence ATGCATGATGAGATAAAGGTTAAAGTCAGATTTTGTGAAACCGATGTCTTAGGACACGTGAATAATACGAGCTATTTCATCTACATAGAGGAAGCAAGGGTTCAGTTTTTTGGAAAACTGGGCTCTCCGTTAACGGCGGATAATTGGCCGTTTATCCTCGCTTCTGCTTCCTGTGATTTTATGGAGCAGGCCTATTTCAATCAGGAGCTGATTGTGAAAACGGCAATTTCAAAGGTAGGCGGGAAAAGCTTTCATCTCGAACACATCATTGAAGATGCAAACAGCGGAAAAATGATTGCAAAAGGAAAAGCAGTGATTGTCTATTTTAATTTTACACTGCAGAAGAGTGAAGAAATCCCGGATGAGCTTCGGAGCGTGCTTGAAAAATATTTGGCTCACGCCTAA
- a CDS encoding enoyl-CoA hydratase: MESVIKRDKQESVMVLTIDHPPLNVMSQAVLRELDQLLDEMRDDQEIVCVILTGAGDRAFMAGADIKEFPSLIGKKGIKSQFMESHAVLNKLDDFPKPVIAVLNGLTFGGGCELALTCDIRIAEEHVQIGLPEIKLGLFPGGGGTQRLPRVIGEARAKEMMFTGDPIDSAKAKEIGLVNEVTAKGEGLQHGLKLAAKISRFSLPALSRIKRSVDEGLGVSLKDGLEREAELFEEVFQTDDIKEGVQAFIEKRKPEFTHR; the protein is encoded by the coding sequence ATGGAAAGCGTGATTAAGAGAGATAAACAAGAATCAGTTATGGTCCTGACGATTGACCATCCACCGCTCAATGTGATGAGCCAGGCTGTCCTGAGAGAACTGGATCAGCTGCTTGATGAAATGAGAGATGACCAGGAAATCGTTTGTGTCATCCTGACTGGTGCAGGGGACCGTGCGTTTATGGCAGGAGCGGACATTAAGGAGTTTCCGAGTTTGATAGGGAAAAAGGGAATCAAATCACAATTCATGGAATCACATGCTGTTCTGAATAAACTTGATGATTTTCCAAAGCCGGTGATTGCTGTATTAAATGGGCTGACGTTCGGCGGAGGCTGCGAGCTTGCGTTGACGTGCGATATACGAATTGCAGAAGAACACGTTCAAATCGGATTGCCTGAAATTAAACTCGGTCTATTCCCCGGAGGCGGCGGGACCCAGCGGCTTCCTAGAGTAATAGGGGAAGCGCGGGCAAAGGAAATGATGTTTACCGGAGATCCGATTGATTCAGCCAAAGCGAAAGAAATCGGCTTGGTGAATGAAGTCACGGCAAAAGGAGAGGGCCTTCAGCATGGCTTGAAGCTCGCTGCTAAAATCAGCCGCTTTTCATTGCCTGCCCTCTCAAGAATTAAACGCTCTGTCGATGAAGGACTTGGTGTTTCCTTAAAGGATGGGCTGGAACGGGAGGCCGAGCTTTTTGAGGAGGTTTTCCAGACGGACGATATTAAAGAAGGCGTACAGGCGTTTATTGAAAAACGGAAGCCGGAATTTACCCACCGCTAA